The Armatimonadota bacterium nucleotide sequence GCGCGTGTGAGGGCTCCCTCAGCGCCTCCCTCGTCTCCTCCGCGACCTCGCCGGTCTCCACGCGTCCCTCCTCCACGCGTCCCTCGCTCGGCTCCGGAGGCCGTTGTCCTGAGGATACGCCGGAACGGGACCGGGATTCCGCCAGGACCGGGGCCGGGGGGGAGGAGGGTTCTGGCTGATCCGGTAGTAGGTTTAAGGAAGGTCCCGTGCTACGCTCCCTCCACGGTTCCCCATCCCCGCCACTCCGGGCTCCTGCGTGCGCCCAGAGACCGGCCGCGTCAGGAGGGGATATGCCCGCCATGCGCCGGGGCTGCGAACTCGACCGAGGCGACGCCGAGCGCTCCGGGAGCGATGCCGGCTACACCCTCATCGAGATCGTCGTCGGCCTGGCCGTCGTGGCCGTCGCCCTGGCGGGGGTCTACGGCCTGGTCCTCACCGCCATGCAGTCCTTTGGACTGGTGGAGGATGCCCTGGATGCCCAGCAGGCGGGGCGCCTCGTGGCCGAGCGGCTGGGCGAGGAAGTCCGGTGGGCGGAAGCGATCCTGCCTCTCGCCGGGTGCGGGGCAACCGGCCTGTGCCCCGACCGGGTGGCGCTGCGCATCCCCGCCGCCAATCCCATCCGTCCGGGCCGCCCCTACGGGGTGGAGTTCCGGTACGACCCGCGGCGCCAGGAGGTGGTGCGCCGCCAGGACGGCCAGGAGGCGGTGCTCGCCTCCGGCGTCGCCCAGCTCACCTTCCGGTACCTGACCGCGCAGGGTGGGCAGCCCGCCCACGCCCGCGAGGTGGCCCGCCTGCAGGTCGAGGTGACCACGGCCTCCCCCGGCGGGAGGGGCGTGCGCAGGACCACACCGGCCGACATCCTCCTCCGCAACGTCGGGGTGGCGGAGCTCCCCTCGCCCGTTCCGACCGAGCCGCTCGCCGGTGAACCCGGACGGGATCTCTCCTGGCGGCCCACCCCTCGGCCCGTGACGGCGCTCACCGCCGATGACCGAGCGCAGCCCTCCGCCCGGGCTAGGGGAGAGCGGCCGCCAGGCTCGGGCGAGGCCGTGCCGGAGGACGAGACCGCTTCCACGGAGGAGCGACCCGCCCCCGCCCCCACCCACGCGCCCGCCGGCTACCCGCGCTGATTCCATGCCCCGGCACACCCGTCCCGCCCCGGTGCGAGGTGCGGCGCTGCGCATGCGGCTGACCTCCGGCCGGGGAGGCCCGCTGGGGCGGGAGGACGGGGTCATCTTCGTCACCGTGCTGGGGGTCATCCTCATCGTCACGCTGCTGGTCGGCGCGCTCGTGGTGGCGACGATGAGCGAGACGGCCCTCTCCAGCGGGCAATTGCGCGGGGCCCAGGCCCTCTTCCTGGCCGAG carries:
- a CDS encoding prepilin-type N-terminal cleavage/methylation domain-containing protein, whose translation is MPAMRRGCELDRGDAERSGSDAGYTLIEIVVGLAVVAVALAGVYGLVLTAMQSFGLVEDALDAQQAGRLVAERLGEEVRWAEAILPLAGCGATGLCPDRVALRIPAANPIRPGRPYGVEFRYDPRRQEVVRRQDGQEAVLASGVAQLTFRYLTAQGGQPAHAREVARLQVEVTTASPGGRGVRRTTPADILLRNVGVAELPSPVPTEPLAGEPGRDLSWRPTPRPVTALTADDRAQPSARARGERPPGSGEAVPEDETASTEERPAPAPTHAPAGYPR